Below is a genomic region from Macrobrachium rosenbergii isolate ZJJX-2024 chromosome 33, ASM4041242v1, whole genome shotgun sequence.
CAAGTTTGAAAGGGGACTAGGGGAGGGCAAAGTCCAACAGTGGCGAAGGAGAATTTGACAAACCAGGGTTAAGTTAGAATGTATCCTGGTAGAGCAGAATACTCAGTAGCTTAGTTGTTGAGCTTTGGTATCAGTGAAATTCCTGATGTAGATTTGTAAATCCTCTCAGATTGTCAttgtttatttcatctcttaattTTAAGTCAGCCTACAGCTGCCAATGTTAGGCCAGGGGTCCCTGGGATTTAGCTTGAAATACCAAACGGTATATCTGCCCATCCATCCTTGGTTATAGGCTGTGTTGTCTTTAGTTTTCAGCAGAAAGTAATCTTAATCTAAGTGGAGTTTAGCTCTGTCTTTATGAGCAGCTACATTACTTACTCTGTCCTCCCCACCTTCACCTGAGCATTGTATTACTACAAgtttcacttttgttttaaaaacctGTAGACCATTCCCTTACCTGTCACTGAAGTGGTGGTGTTGACAGGCTTTGCAGTAAAAAGTGTAACTCCTCTAACCACCCATAATACTATATTCCTGTATGAAGGatttacttacaattaaatatcaattaggtcatcattattattcatcagtGATGGTCCGTTAGGCATGTTCAGGTCAGTCAGTATGTAATATATTCCAAAATGGTTAAGTCATAGTGATTAGTCTCTCCCAGACTATCATAGGGCTTGCCAAGATGCATTGTTCCTAAATGAAAATTCAAGCAAAACAGTCAGGTAAGTTGGACAGGAAGTAAAAATAGATGGAGAGgaagaataaaaggcaaataataaagaatttatctCGGGTCAGTGTGCAGATTATGGACTGTCATGGAACATACCCTCCTCCTTGTTCATGTagactgaattataattttgttgtattgGGCCTTTTTATGAGTAGTGCAAGTCATTTTCAGTATAAAAAGTGCATActatttatttcctaatttttattcTCAGATGCATAGCACCAGAGCTCAAGGCAAGCTAGATTTCCCAATTCGTAAAACAACTAGGAGCAAGAAAGTATCTCAAGTGCttgaggatgaaaatgaaaagattccAAGTCCTGGTACCAGACCACGAGGTAGGCCCAGGAAGATCGTTGCAGACCTTGAAGTCGAACGTACGACTTCCAAGATAGAAACCAAGACTAAAAAGACTCATTCAGTTAATGATGGCACACGTCAGGAGGCCAGGGACAGTCTTTTGGATCGTACCCCAACAAAGAGGAAAATTGACAGAGGTTAGTCTGTTGTATTTACTTATAATTTCCAGTGATGAAatgcatgattttttattttttttttttttttttaagaaatttggtATATAATACTGAATGGTTTGTGCAAATGCGATTGTTTTTTTGTGGATTAGAATATACAAATGTTTTGTAATTACGGGTTTGGATAAAGTAGCAAACTTtatgaaaatgacaattacaacATTGCACATATCCTGCTACTGTATAACCTGGTTAAATCCAAGAATCTGCACTATTGTACTTATATTTACTGAGTCAGAAATATCACCCATTCTGAAGTTACTGGCTTTTTAAGTTGAAAGATTATTTCTCTTGCTTTACAAGTACTAGCTGTTTTGCCAAACTATTGCCATTGTTTGCAGTGTAGATGAGAAGTGAAATGATCTTGAAATGTCATTGAAATTTACTGCTTCATttcagaaaatgacaaagaaaatggttGCAGCCCCCAAAAGACATCCCCAGCTCATTTGCGGACAGAAGACCTAAAGAACCGTGAGGATCCTAAGGAAAGTGCTTCAAAGACTGCTGACAGTAACCAAGATAGCAGATCTGGAGGTCCAAGAGTACCTTTCAGTCCATTAAAGAATAGCATTTTAAATCCCAGTACGAGTGCCAGTGAAGTCATTACACGCTCCAAAAGTCCATTCAAGTccccagcaaaacctcccctcaGTGTTAATAGCCCCCACAGAAGTATAAAAAGACTCACCTTTCAGAGCCCCTCCAAGTCACCGTTGCGACGTCTGGAACTGGGTAGCCCTGCAAAGTCTCCGTTGAGAGCGGTGAACAGCCCTATCAGACATTTGGGGAAGGGTGTTGCCTCAGAGATCGACAGTCCCAGAAGATCCCCCAGAAAGTTAAATTTTGAACCCAGCAGCCCACGAAGATCTCCCAGAAAATTGCCCATGTCTCCCAGGAAATTCAGTAGCCCCTCATCTTTAGTGTCTAGTCTTTCACTGTCCAGTCCTTCGAGCAGCAAGAAAGCCATATCTGTAGGGTTATTCAAACCTGATGGTAAGTACAATACTTTCTCTAGGGTACTAGAGCGTTGCTTTCAAGGATGTTTTCTGAACATTAAAATTCAGGGTTTCGTACGGAAAGATACTTATTGTCCGTTTGGCCAATTATTTTTCTATCCGttcccttttatctcttcccacGTATTTTGTAGTCTTCTTTAATCTTTCCATGCGCCTTTGGTGCAAGTACttatgcatatttttgggagaggcAGGTGTCTGCTGCAGTTTTTGTGTTTGTCTGTTAATATCAAGATGATACGTTATCTCATAGATTGTTAATATGAATTGTATTTTTGACCAGAAGAGATAAAAATTTGCTTACCACCATCCTGAATAACTACTGGATTTCGTATGAACACTTGAGTGTTTTCTTAGGGTCATTAATTAGGACCTCTTGCCAAGAGGTTAGGGATGCTTGTGATTGAAAGGCCTAACTTCCATCTAGCAACCACTTCAGTACTTCATAGTATGTCTGACCAGAAACATCACATCACTTACTTGATAATTGTATTCATAAAGTGTAAGAATTATTTCGTTTTCTCATTTGATAGAATATGCTTTGTCTGGAAACAAACCTCAGATGATATTTACAATGTTAATGCATGCTGTTGTCTCCTTCAGTGACTGCATATCGAGCTGTACGCCAGACTTTGAATTCGGGAACTCCCACAACACTAGTTTGCCGTGAAGAGCAAATAAACGCCATGAAAGATTTCCTGTCGAAGCATCTTGAAAAGGGAAAACCGGGGTCCCTCTATATCTCAGGAGCCCCAGGCACTGGCAAGACTGCTTGTCTTACATCCCTTGTAGCCAACATGAAGGTAAATATGACATGAATGATTTGAGTGATTAGGATTGTGTAGGGGGGCTATAGTACAGTATGGGTATGGAGTTTCTTGTGAGGGTtttgaaaagagaattttttgtgaattttcaatattttcattattattgtcttGAGAATTATGTGTGTAATGGATAGGatttcaaaatattcctttttgTAAGGTTTGTCTCAAAGCTCATTTGTTTAATTCTGGTGTTTGTTTTAACTTGACAGTCAAAGTGTTATTGTCTTTATGGATGCCTTTTTCCAGTTAATATTAGCaatctatttttgtcttttgaatcATTTTTAGAGTCAGTCTGTGGTTAAACCActtttatattgataataattcaaGTCCTTTCACGCAGtaacttgagggtctttgcagcagcCCTTCAgcacctagctgcaacttctgtcgttccttttactgtacctctgttcatattctcttcttccttcttactctccaccctctcaaCAATTTTTTCGTAGTGCAACCGTGAGGTCTTCCTTCTGTCACACCTTTtgaaccttcttactgtcagtttctctttgagcgctgaatgacctcataggtcccagcacttggccattgttctaaactgtatattctattctcttaAAGGAAGTCTGTATGTGACTTTTGTGATTTTCAGGATAAACATTTTAGGCAGATCTTTTTGAACTGCATGACGGTGAAGACGTCCGCATCCATATACGGCAAGATTGTTTCAGGACTTGGTCTTCAGCCTCGAACAACAGAGAAGGAAAATTCAAGGCTTATAGAAAAAACTCTAGTGTCGTCTAAGAATCCTGTGTGAgtgtaatttaacattttttctgtaGGAGAAATTATGAAAACGGGAGTTATAATGACTGAATCaaatgtaaatagaaattttGTCATGATGTTGCTCCCAGTTTCTGAGAAAGTACCTATGAGATTagtaatttatttgtattgaatTAGTAAAACTCTATTGAATGTTGCAATATCAGGTTGTTACTTTATCATGCTCGGTTATGGATAAATGTCATGGAGACTTTGCAGCAACTAGCCTATATGACCCGTACCCTTGGCTAAAAGTGTAATGTTGTTCCCCTAGATTCATACAGATCTCCAATTTAGTTTGTAAGAAGAATGCTTTAAGCAAAATCTTCATCAATCGTGAGCTCAATAAAGTGACAAATAACCCAAAACCAGTTGCCCTATGAGTCATGTGTTGTCAGCATTCTCAGAAATTTCTCTACCTTGATTTTCGCAGTTTGATCATATTGGATGAGATCGATCAGCTAGACAGCAAGAATCAGGAggttctttattctatttttgagTGGCCCTCATTGAAAGACTCCAGCCTGGTTCTTGTTGGCATTGCCAATGCCCTTGACCTCACAGACAGAGTGCTACCCAGACTACAAGCCAGGCCTACTTTTAAGCCACAGCTGTTACATTTCCCTCCTTACTCCAAAGCAGAAATAATCAAGATTCTCAATCAGAGAATACAAGAGGTTTgtcttctgcatttttatttagataagaaTGTCAACTCTGTTGTTACTAGTGATTTGGAGGCTAGGAATTAATTTCAGTTAGTGATGGTATACTGTCCAGGTTGGGAAACAAAGGTAAAAGACTAGGAAAAACTGTTTGGACtcaaattttgctgtgtttatcaTACAGTGGCATCTGATATTTTCCTTTGAGCCAGTTATCAAGTTTTTAAACATTTAgttgaaaatcattaaaattcccAGATGAAAGCCAGATACTTTTGGCCAGCCCCATGAGATTCAAGTGTTTTGATTCACTGGTTTGATTAAACTACttattaataacaatagtttctctctcttctctctctctctctctctctctcttcctttggcccctagctgcaaccttttcattccttttactacctcttttcatattctctttcatgttactttccaccctctcttaacagttgattcaacattattttcagtctgaatgacctcataaatctctctctctctctctctctaataatgcaACTTCCTCGCCTTCCCAGTTgctttgtacagtatgtttttaaGTTTTGGTTTCTGAGACCAAATTATTTTGGCCATTCTTACATAATTGTGGTATTTAGCTGTGTCTTGATAAGACTAAATAACCACTCACAACCTCTCACAGGCTGGACTAGAGGACGTGCAGATTATACGGCCATCAGCCATTCAGTTCCTCGCTGGCAAAGTTGCAGCTGTGGCCGGTGACGTGCGCAAGGCTTTGGACGTATGTCGGCGAGCTGTTGAGCTTTGTGAAATTCAGGCAAGGAGACAGTCCGTGTTGAAACCATCATTGGGTGAGCACTCCTACAATTGGTTATGTTTTGTGTAGCCATTAACAATACTGTATGTTATTCATGTAATGCTAGGAGTTCTGAAAATTTGCTGATGTGCTAGGCTAATTGTTGCTAAGTACAGTTGCGCGTCAACTTGAGAGAAACACTTTGGGGGtgtggctttctgataagtaacagtCTGTCAAGTGACAAAGCCCTTATGTATATTATAGTCTGCCCTTGAATATTTTGTTGATATCTTATAGCCAACAGCAGTTGCACATAGTTCTTAATTGAAACTACCTGCACTTTACACTTAACTACAATTTGCgatttattgaaaaatgcatcacatctaaaatggtagcataggtaaaaataatgataattaagtaCAGAATTCCGCTGAGTTAAGGTGCTAGTGCACACAAGAAACtgtggtaaaattatttttttctgtctccatCTTAACATTTGTATTTGTAGCCAGTTtgctttataatattattttcctataCAGTATATTCCTCTGACACTCTAAAGTACAGTAGTGCACAATTCTGATATTtctacatatgtacatttatttcaGAGTTGCTGTGGGCTGTTTTTGCCTTGATGCttcttgttaaaaatatattttgctgttactgttattattaacttACTGAAACTGTCAAAGCGTCTGCACCAATAAATATAAGCTTAGTATTGCAGCATTTATACTTTAGCTCTGAAAGTTTTAAGTTTTGTCAGCTTTATTCACAATTCAACATTGACAACAtgattaattctttatttttctcggAGGAAAGTGTGCCAGTTTTCCACTGTAATAAGTAAAATGCAAACTTTTTCTGGACTTGCATCAGATTTTCTTATGTAAGTTAGGAAGAAGTCATTGGTTGTCCCCCACCATGTTCCATGGAATACAAGTTGATTTCCAGCAAGTTTTCTGTTCCTTGCCAGGGAGTCCGAGAAAGTCACCCAGAAAGTCCCCCCAGAAGCAAGGAGCAGGCCTGAAGGTTGTGGAGATTCCTCAGATCATGGCCATCTTCAACGAGGTTTACGGATCCCGCGTCATTTCCGCCGTTCAGAACGCCCCCGAGAGTTTCTCGTTGCAGCAGAAGCTGTTGATCTGCTGTTTGTTGCTGTTTCTGAAGCATGCAAAGTCAAAGGACATTACTCTTGGAAAGGTAAGATATTGATGGTAGGATGAATTtgaagtgttttatttcttttattcccaGGTTGTGTCATGGCAGCCTGAAAagtgaacattttaaaaagtttcagTGAGATTTAATGGTTTGTCATTTGTCTGCTCTCTCCCCATTGGATTCACCCTGCTGTCACAgaccttgttctatttttaactGGATCCAGCTAGCTCTAAGAGATTTTCCCTACATAAAGACCTTAGTttgtagttatgaaaaatacaaataaaaagaatgttatgttatttcattattagcTTAGTGGGGCTATAAAGTCACATTATAGACTTATAGGGCTCACATGAAGAATTTGGTTCTAAATGAGGGAAATAGTTCATTTTCATTCCTATCGGCAGGTTggatttagttaattttttctcCAGTTTCCAGACAACAATCCCAAAGATGCTAATTAGTGAAAACTTGAGAATTTTTAGTAAAGGTAGtcatttaaaaatttaccatttaGGAACATTGTTGAGGTATTTGTTCCTACAACTTGAAGGTTGTATCCGTCTATACTTTCATCCCATCCATTTACTCTCGCCTGGCTCTCCAACTTAAAATAAGAATGAGTCCTTTGGAACAGCATGTGAGTCTTAGAAATTTCATTGAGGAGTTAGATCAAATTACctgtcattttaataataattatatgtaattcttGCAGTGATGAGAGGTCACAGAAATTTTGTTTATAGCCGAGAGACGTGTTGAGAGACTGGAGAATAGATCCAAGATGTTTTTGGGCATAAGATGAGGAAGGGAAAGAGCATTCAGTAAAAGGAACAGCAGATGCAGAGGTTAAGGAACTTCTTCAGACCTTTAAGTTGGGAAATCGGGATGCAAAATATGATGGTGGTTACTCTAAGTGATCAATTTTTTGTTGCATGTTGCTTTTCCTGATTGCAGTAGATATGTTGGTTTTGGAGTTTGTTGTGATCATGCCTAACACATGGTAACATTTGCCATCTTTAAGTACTCAGGCTTAGGCGTTTTTAGTTGGACAGAAGATATCAATATCttcatatgtggaagaatggacTAGAGAAGAGATGATTAAAAATCAGTGTACCATAAAACAAAGTTTGTGGTAACTAGagaggaagcaaaggaaaaagtgtaGGCAGGAAAGTTGCCACTTCAATGCCAGGGGAAAAGTTTAGGAATACATTCAGTACTGTGTACTCAGTGTAACTGATGGTGCCAAAAGAGATGCATAGGATTGCAAAATGCGCATGAATAAATGGGAAGTGATAGTATAATTACTAGTAAATAAGATCTCCATTTGTAAAGTGAGCAAAGACTTGCGATGTGTGCCTGAGGCCTTATTTGTTTGTGTAGCATGGATGTGGGCACTGACAAGAAAATGGAGATTTTgaaagtatgcactgtagaatgCCAAGTTCATGGCTAGAGGAAGGTGAGAAGGTCttaatacaaaggaaaaagggGTGGAGGAACTTGTCATCCAAATTTTGGTGCTCTGTATGAATGGTTACTGGGTTTTGATTGCCACTAACCATTTATCCTTAATACCAAACATTGCCTCATCTCAGTAAAGATGCTGATGCTGTGGGAAGTGGGTAACGTGCTGTCATTCAGCTTCGAGAACTAAGTGTTTTATACTCCAGGTTTTGGAGATGAAGCTAATTAAGCAATAAGGTGAACCATGAACCCAACTGTCACTGAACAATTTTGCcataagataaattttttttttttacccttataGTCATAATAAATATTACTGCATTAAGCAGTTTGAAAGCATGCATACTGTATTCAGGAAATAGGGGTAAATTTGTCATACAGTTACCTGGTATGCATGAAAGTGATAAAAGTATGTAAGGCCAACATTGAACAGTATTTTACTCATCAGTTTTTGCCAGTTGCCAAAACACCCATCAGGCTAGACTTGTGAGAATCTGGAATATCAAATTGGGTCGTTGGTCAAgtcattgtgaaaaaaaaatatacaattataaggaaaactgatagtaaatgtcattgttagtttttagttttgcTTCTTTGTTTGTTAGGGGGAGTGTACCATAATTGATGTTtggatttttacaaaaattcctcAAAGGTGAACTACTGTAGGGGATAGTGCACTGGTACACCTCACATGGTACACagtagtcattactaaaggtttgTAGGATCCCTGCAactcctagctgcacccacttttaagcAATGTACTTTACctgtattccttttcctttcttctatctttcagctcagccactccaactccctcattGCAGTGTCTTAAACACTgattggctgaaagtgccccagtacttggccttaTTGCCATATTTTAATAAATCAGAACCAAAGGTGGGTCTAGTGACTGACAACAAGTAATTCATTTGAATGAAAGATCTGAATCTGTTGACAGAGGATTGTTATTTCTGACTCACTTGTTCTTAACTATATAGCCCAGCTGAACCACTGAAGCATTTCCAGATCCTCATATCACCAAAAGGTGAGAGTTGAAGAGGTTGGCAGCAAGGTAAGAAGAGATCTAAGTTGTGGtggaaaggaaaagacaaaaatcacTGTAGCTTCATGAGTAaggagacactgcaaagaacctgtaTCAGGGCCTGTTGTGTATTGCTGAAGTCATAAACTGTGCAGTATTCACCTATGTTTTGTTGTGGTGGAAGATTTGTACCCGATTCTCTCTTTTGCAAGGAGAAATTTAAGCATTGTTGGAGAGTTGTTTGTTTGTGCTGAcagttgttcttttgttttaataaaatatctcTTTTCTTGTTTGCATAGCAACCTATCGTAATGGAATTCAAGACTGGTAAGTAATTAGTAGAACAGTAATCACAGCAAGttaattcagtattttgaataattcagTACAGCTTATGGAATGGAACTGTTGTTCTGCTTGCAAGTAATACCAGtcccttttttttctgtgtttgttacAGTTTCATGAGTTGTACACTAAAATCTGCAAGAAGCGTAGCATCCCAGACATGGACCAGAGCGAATTTTTGTCCCTGTGCACGCTTCTGGAATCTCGGGAATGTTACAAGTCAAACGTGCCAAAGAAGTTCGAAGCTCAAAGGTAAAGTACAGGAAGTGAGCTTTAGTGTTTAAGGGAAAGCTAAAAACAACTGCATTCATTCTGCTAAAATGCAAGAGCATCCATCTGCATAGATGTCAAGAATTAAGTTTATatgtttatgcttgttttttgGATTTTGGTCTTCAATTTTGCCCTTAGTTTGCCATTTTTGCTGAGGACAAGTAACACCTAAGTAAGTACTGTCATTTTTAGTCTAGTTTTAATGAAGCATTTGCAATTCCTAACCTTGTTTGTAACAATGCTTCTGATTGGCTTTTGAGGAGGATAGGCTCTGCCTCTATCACCTCACTTCTCTGAAACCAAATATAACCTTGTTGCAGgcctagaaaataaatatttgtcgtTCTCACTTAGCTCACCCGTTATGCAAGATGGACAAGTTTTGTTGCATACAGTGGTTGTACAGCTCGAATCTTTTTCAGATCTTTTTCCAAACTGGATAGCATGAAGTATGACAGTGAGtgaaagtggaaaaataatatttgttctATACCACTTATCAATTTTGGTAACAATAATGGAATCAGGTTTAGAATAAGATGTATGCTTTCAAATAGAAAATTATCATGAATGTAACTACTGTTGGGGTTTAgagaaaatatgttgaaagaaTAAATAGGGAAGGTTTCAGTGAACATATATCACCAATTTATCTTGTCTTAGCTCAAAGGCAGGGGTGAGAGAAGGGGTTGTGGGACCAGTGGTTTGTTGGCTAGATGAGAATGTTTAACTCTAATTATTGTTGCCTAAATGGACAAGAGGTGTTTGTGTTGTGGAGCATCCCTGTAAATGTCCTTCATCTGGCAGACAGCATACAGGTCCCACACCTCCCCCCCACCTCACCCCCAGAAAACTCCTGCTGACCCATTTACACTAACCTTCCATACCGCCTCGTATGTCACTCTTTTTATAAAACCTGTCAGTACCATCACATTCAGAAGTTTTGTATGGGAAATTGTTGTGAAAATCTACAATTGGTAAAAGGTAAGAAGCAATTACTGTAATGGTATTCTCTGGTTTATAATCAGCTTGATTACTATGCATTCTTACCTGATAGGATTTTCAAAATCTTACAGTTGTACAGTATAGTTACTGCTTAAACAGTCGTACAGTAAAGTTATTGCTTAATTTAATATCAACAAAGTGTGTATCTTCTGTAACAGGTGAGCTTAAGTAAGGCAGTATAAAAATTTTCTGCGCTTTCAAAAGGGTGTTGTCGGCCGAGTTGAAAGACCTTAGACATGCATGTGTCTCCCTTCACTGGCCAGTCAGAGGCGTCAATAAAAACGAGCTCAGTGATTGCACCACTCATGGTATTCAGCTGAAGTGAATCCACTAAAGTGCAGTTCctttatctgtatttttcttcTCTGTGAAAATGATTATGCACAAGGTATTGACTAGACATTAACTAGAAGTACTGTCTTTCTAGTTAGCAATTTTTCATAAGATTTCCCCTTTACAAGGTTAGATAGGGGATATGTTCACCCCATTCTTATCAAATTGTtcttcaccccttctcatcacatgcccaaaccatctcagtctttgagATCCCAGTCTATTTTTCAACTGGTGGCCATTGCTTCCTCCATCCTGTTGGGGGTTAGTGCTATGAGTGcacttcacatggtgcactgtaggcattacttaaggttctttgcagcgtgcctttcgacccctagccgcaacccatttcattccttctgctat
It encodes:
- the Cdc6 gene encoding LOW QUALITY PROTEIN: cell division control protein 6 homolog (The sequence of the model RefSeq protein was modified relative to this genomic sequence to represent the inferred CDS: inserted 1 base in 1 codon) — encoded protein: MAWMHSTRAQGKLDFPIRKTTRSKKVSQVLEDENEKIPSPGTRPRGRPRKIVADLEVERTTSKIETKTKKTHSVNDGTRQEARDSLLDRTPTKRKIDRENDKENGCSPQKTSPAHLRTEDLKNREDPKESASKTADSNQDSRSGGPRVPFSPLKNSILNPSTSASEVITRSKSPFKSPAKPPLSVNSPHRSIKRLTFQSPSKSPLRRLELGSPAKSPLRAVNSPIRHLGKGVASEIDSPRRSPRKLNFEPSSPRRSPRKLPMSPRKFSSPSSLVSSLSLSSPSSSKKAISVGLFKPDVTAYRAVRQTLNSGTPTTLVCREEQINAMKDFLSKHLEKGKPGSLYISGAPGTGKTACLTSLVANMKDKHFRQIFLNCMTVKTSASIYGKIVSGLGLQPRTTEKENSRLIEKTLVSSKNPVLIILDEIDQLDSKNQEVLYSIFEWPSLKDSSLVLVGIANALDLTDRVLPRLQARPTFKPQLLHFPPYSKAEIIKILNQRIQEAGLEDVQIIRPSAIQFLAGKVAAVAGDVRKALDVCRRAVELCEIQARRQSVLKPSLGSPRKSPRKSPQKQGAGLKVVEIPQIMAIFNEVYGSRVISAVQNAPESFSLQQKLLICCLLLFLKHAKSKDITLGKFHELYTKICKKRSIPDMDQSEFLSLCTLLESXGMLQVKRAKEVRSSKVILRLNPEEAERVLGDRTLLAAVLEDKECLGKLCKK